Proteins from a genomic interval of Indicator indicator isolate 239-I01 chromosome 1, UM_Iind_1.1, whole genome shotgun sequence:
- the FAM181B gene encoding LOW QUALITY PROTEIN: protein FAM181B (The sequence of the model RefSeq protein was modified relative to this genomic sequence to represent the inferred CDS: inserted 2 bases in 1 codon; deleted 2 bases in 2 codons) has product MSPCAGVGAVGAARAAQPPGARRGGGEARDQPRSEPSSSPARCLFPATSAVRSPGAALRSXRGGGARAPAMAVPAALLSPHHLLSFCFPAAGGLLGYADLEKGYEGGGGGDAEDFKEATRDLLSFIDSASSNIKLALDKPVKSKRKVNHRKYLQKQIKRCTGIIAAAPPPPPPAPLPPTAASSSPPAVCPAKPPPRREASQAASSLQSKSLAALFGSLQQGRGPAGSGGEAASGGAAGGGGGATGGPRKVPLRDRNLPPSFFTEPALPPAARGPPPPAKELEKGGGGGSGAEATEFFELLGPEYGALLPEHAAPPDAFPGGGTARLPAELGLEHGLYESPLPLSAAHHPLLGGLLYPEPPWSPAGPCSPPKKAPAEALRPLYPGGGEPTPSGGGEEPGGHLSAGFAPFFPECSLPPPQVSYDYSAGYHRSAFSGM; this is encoded by the exons ATGTCCCCG TGCGCGGGGGTGGGGGCAGTGGGTGCTGCCAGAGCGGCCCAGCCCCCGGGCGCCCGGCGGGGAGGCGGGGAGGCCCGGGACCAGCCCCGCTCC gagccctcctcctcccccgccCGCTGCCTTTTCCCCGCCACCTCTGCCGTCCGTTCGCCCGGCGCAGCCCTGCGGAG TCGGGGTGGCGGCGCCCGGGCGCCGGCCATGGCCGTGCCAGCAGCGCTGCTCAGCCCCCACCaccttctctccttctgcttcccCGCCGCGGGCGGCCTCCTGGGCTATGCCGACCTGGAGAAGGGCTATgagggcggcggcggcggcgatgCGGAGGACTTTAAAGAAGCTACCAGGGACCTACTGAGCTTCATCGACTCGGCCTCCAGCAACATCAAGCTGGCACTGGACAAGCCGGTGAAGTCCAAGCGAAAGGTGAACCACAGGAAGTACCTGCAGAAACAGATCAAGCGTTGCACCGGCATCATCGCCGCCGCCCCCCCGCCGCCACCACCCGCTCCGCTCCCGCCGaccgccgcctcctcctcccctcccgcCGTCTGCCCCGCCAAGCCCCCGCCGCGCCGGGAGGCCTCGCAGGCGGCCAGCAGCCTCCAGAGCAAGAGCCTGGCGGCCCTCTTCGGCTCCCTCCAGCAGGGCCGGGGGCCGGCGGGCAGCGGCGGAGAAGCGGCCAGCGGCGGAGCGGCGGGTGGTGGCGGCGGGGCGACGGGCGGCCCTCGAAAGGTGCCGCTGCGGGACCGTAACCTGCCGCCCTCCTTCTTTACGGAGCCAGCGTTGCCTCCCGCTGCCCGCGGACCGCCGCCGCCAGCCAAGGAGCTTGAGAAGGGCGGCGGCGGTGGAAGCGGCGCGGAGGCGACCGAGTTCTTCGAGCTGCTGGGCCCCGAGTACGGTGCGCTGCTGCCCGAGCACGCCGCTCCGCCGGACGCCTTCCCTGGCGGCGGCACCGCCCGCCTGCCCGCCGAGCTGGGCCTGGAGCACGGCCTCTACGAGTCGCCGCTGCCACTGTCCGCCGCCCACCACCCGCTGCTGGGCGGGCTGCTCTATCCTGAGCCACCCTGGAGCCCGGCCGGGCCCTGCAGCCCGCCCAAGAAGGCGCCGGCCGAGGCACTGCGCCCACTCTACCCTGGCGGCGGGGAGCCAACCCCCAGCGGCGGCGGTGAGGAGCCGGGCGGGCATCTCTCGGCGGGGTTCGCGCCCTTCTTCCCCGAATGCTCGCTGCCCCCGCCGCAGGTGTCCTACGACTACAGCGCCGGCTACCACCGCTCCGCCTTCTCTGGCATGTAG